Proteins encoded together in one Prionailurus viverrinus isolate Anna chromosome B1, UM_Priviv_1.0, whole genome shotgun sequence window:
- the TRIM61 gene encoding LOW QUALITY PROTEIN: putative tripartite motif-containing protein 61 (The sequence of the model RefSeq protein was modified relative to this genomic sequence to represent the inferred CDS: inserted 4 bases in 2 codons; deleted 1 base in 1 codon; substituted 5 bases at 5 genomic stop codons), whose amino-acid sequence MECVTSLAGFQIGASCPICLDYLKDPXCGHNFCLSXVSLSWKDLNETLPCPFCHYCSLGRKFISNPQLGNLMEIAKLLXIRRSQRKKKEEKLILKKHNXVLAFFCQKDRKVXCPQCSFSTDHWNHCIXPREKAVPHHRKRLENCTEPGKERVEQVEKGITVQTRKSLELKKKXSVSLSNLRGFSKMSKRLFFRNDKMRKWIF is encoded by the exons ATGGAGTGTGTGACGTCCCTGGCAGGCTTCCAAATAGGGGCTAGCTGTCCCATCTGTCTGGACTACTTGAAAGACCC GTGTGGGCATAACTTCTGTCTCTCTTGAGTCAGTCTGTCCTGGAAGGATCTAAATGAGACTTTACCCTGTCCATTTTGCCATTATTGTTCTCTAGGAAGGAAATTCATAAGCAATCCCCAGCTGGGCAATTTGATGGAAATCGCTAAGCTACTATAAATAAGAAGAagccagaggaagaagaaggaagagaagctcATA CTGAAAAAGCATAATTAAGTGTTGGCCTTCTTCTGTCAGAAGGACCGGAAAGT TTGTCCACAGTGTAGTTTCTCCACTGATCACTGGAATCACTGCATTTGACCCAGAGAGAAGGCTGTTCCCCATCACAGGAAAAGATTGGAGAATTGCACTGaaccagggaaggagagagtggaACAGGTAGAAAAGGGGATAACTGTGCAAACCAGAAAATCATTGgaactgaagaagaaataaagtgtgAGTTTGAGCAACTTACgtggtttctcaaaaatgagCAAGAGACTGTTCTTTCGCAATGACAAGATGAGGAAATGGATATTTTAA